tgtttcaaccgAGCCTTTAAcgcctttcacgattacgaggAGGGACGGGAGGCGCTTGAGTCGTTCTCGGACGAGGCTCAACCACAGCTATCGGCTTGTGGTACACTCCGCAATACTTACacttctcgtattcggaattttttctattctgatcacgctccatttttctatacttttttctccaccgcgtgcacactttgaactgataaatttctctcttccgcacaccttatatacagctcgacgcaaaaacgtcaatttcgctgtagtaataaacgttaaaagacgtttgatagatgttaaaagtggtttaagtaatgttgaaaagatgtacaaaagatgttaaaagttgtacgtaagacgttcaacaatacgttaaaagatatacgatagacgttcgatagaggttcaaagacgtacgatagacgttgaataaatggaaatatgaTACGCTGGCCTATCGCCTATCGTCCTAGCGAAACCTTAGATCCACGATTACTGTTCCTCGAAAAGGAAATGCTACTGTCGAGCGAGTTATCTCGTCTTcgacatattattgtaaactatagTGGATATCGATACGAATGTTAGTTAGCGACGAATAGCTTAGCACCTATCGTCCTAGCGAAACCTTAGATCCACGATTACTGTTCCTCGAAAAGGAAATGCTGCTGTCGAGCGAGTTATCTCGTCTTcgacatattattgtaaactatagTGGATATCGATACGAATGTTAGCTATCTGTGAAcataattagattataataagatttagcGGCATCTTTGATGTAAGGGTATATAAGCCGGGATTAACTATTGCATCGACGTATTAACTTCTCAAGGCTCGAGTGGAACGTAGGAAATCATCCGGGAGCTGGTTAttcgttttaaaaatgtctagtttgcggaaaattattgattCGTGTTTGCGATTGGCGTGTAACTTAAACGGGCTAtacatcgataattatttatcatcgttatccgacaacgacgataataattatgcggTATTCGCAAAGTTTGCGGGTGCGTGCCCTAGTGCGGTACTCGCGGTTTTATTCCGtttgggacatttttcgatttatctGCAGCTCTTGATTATTGCTGGCGAAATAATCGAGACAAGGCGAGCGTTCAACGACAACGAGGAAGAGGATGTGGGAGGCTATATCATCAGGCTGTCGAATTGCTATCATGGTGcggtaaaaaatggtaagtttctatttttttttgtattataaatattaaaacaaagttttaaaaaattaaaatcattttttttttttttttttttttttttaggaacgcTACAACATTCAACACCTAAAAAAACCATGGTGGTGGAGGGTGTGGTGCGTGGTACGCGTCAAAACCGTGACGAGCGAGCTACTCGACGTCTCGGGGTAAGACGTCGAGCAGATACCTCGCCTGAGGCCGGACCCTCGTGTAAGTCgctgtatacattatttatatgaaataacagcatcgattttatattaggaaattttacaaaaaaaaattaatgtttcagctcgcgctcgaattgttctaacgcctgagctcgtcgatctcgcgagcgacgaagccggaccctcgtgtaagtcgctgcatacattatttatatgaaataaaataacagcatcgattttatattaggaaattttacaaaaaaaatttaatgtttcagctCGCGCTCGAATTGTTCTAACGCCTGAGCTCGTCGATCTCGCGAGCGACGAATCGACGAGCTCACTTcgcgaggaggaggaagagcaggaagaAGAATTACAGACTGAGGAAGAGGAATTACAGACTGAGGAAGAGGAATTACAGACTGAGGAAGAGGAGAGGTATTATGAAGGAGGGGATGAGGAAGGCTACGCGCAAGACGGATGGGGAATGGGTGACAGAGgtaagaaagattgaaaatttttacagttacttttatgctcgaattttatttttttttaaacaataaaattttcacaggatACAGCCCCCCTGTGATTTCTTACTCTCccgattacaattatcaaacgggggagtaaagtaaaaagaagaaaatcgagAGGTGAGTTGATTTAACACTacaaattttttcgattttatattttcatactcaaatttttttaattaattcattaatttttaattttgactttttgcaGTTCAAACAGGTGGTGGTGGAGAAGAAGAGTCGGAGGAAAACTTGGTCGGGCGAGGTTCCTGCGGCGCGCTTTCGAAGTCGTCGGTTTCGCCAGTCGATTCCTCGCGAGGAAAGAACGGAGGAAACGAGGCAAGCGGAGGGATATCGATGCGGCGGCGGTGGAAAGGCGtcggaaaaacattttttatacaattgaaaaaattctgttcgctcaaatgtatattttttttagttttttaataaatattatttatattaaataaattaatttttcattttttttttaccagactctttccCCATCCTATTCAACGTCCTATTttactgcgagataagcgatAGACCATATTATATGGTGGATTATGTGATGGGTAaaaggtggaataaaagtcatacgAGTGTGATAcacatcattttattagcataaatcgtagttgttttacacgtttgttacgctcaaaccaccacttgtacaatttgcaaacattccgcatagcgcaatgtctcgtgtgatacgcgcagcgcaaggttccgattacatccaagttcgtcaggcgtgcgatatcttcgtaatccgcatctattgtttcaatctctacatcatcttccaaaatctcgcacaaccactttttcttctcgagtcctttCACGTATATCAGAGACGGTTCCGTACCAATGGCATTGTTAATAAGACTTTTCATCTGACTGTACGAGacgtgtccatcttcccatcggaagccgtggtggtgtatccgtaaccaacatgccagcgatttttccgatttcgtcaacagataccacggtacgtgttcacgaaatacgtaatgagataGCGTTTCGCCATTTCGAAGTACCGCTACctttttcacgataaaaatgttgttgaacgcgtaaccttgcaagtcgacgaaaattggtacgtTCGACATCGTCATCGACCGTCGGAAAACTGACGTTCCCATTCGCACacgtttaatttataacttttcacacgagtctgcgcacaatgttgttcagtggattatattcgaccattcgatcgtgtataatgagacaataggcggtggtgttggccggtatattttccttacaatcaaattctattcgcacgtcaacggtggcgctcttgacagagtcgttttgtcgcgaacaatctatgactacgaacggaccggctttcgagaattcatcgatgtccaaatacgtatcgtcctgtccataataggctttgcggaaacgcgcatacatattgtacagtatagcgtatcgactcttgtcgaaatccaaattcatgtcgtcgtacggataaaaatctgaattcagatgcagtctcacattggtgagtttacaagcgtcaaattgcgtagcgttttcagacagtacgttttttcgaccggtttggagagcaaagattac
The window above is part of the Linepithema humile isolate Giens D197 chromosome 8, Lhum_UNIL_v1.0, whole genome shotgun sequence genome. Proteins encoded here:
- the LOC137001385 gene encoding myelin transcription factor 1-like, with product MVVEGVVRGTRQNRDERATRRLGVRRRADTSPEAGPSSRARIVLTPELVDLASDEAGPSSRARIVLTPELVDLASDESTSSLREEEEEQEEELQTEEEELQTEEEELQTEEEERYYEGGDEEGYAQDGWGMGDRGYSPPVISYSPDYNYQTGE